From the genome of Mucilaginibacter paludis DSM 18603:
ATAATTGATATAATAAAGTGGCAACTGTAGTTTTACCATTTGTACCGGTAACGCCTACCAACTTTAATTTATCAGATGGATGATCGTAAAAATTAGCTGCAATCTGCCCAAGCGCCACAGCCGAATCGGCAACCATCATAAAAGCTACTTCGCCTATGGTATGTGCGGGCAGATCCTCGCATACGATAGCGACAGCTCCGTCTTTTATAGCCTGTTCAATATAATTGTGCCCATCAACCAGAGTACCTCTTACGGCTACAAACAACGAGCCCGGAACAACCTTGCGCGAATCAAAAACAATAGATGATATTTGCATATCATCGGCTCCCTGCAACTCAGTAGCAGGTATTCCATTTAATATTTCGCTTAAATATCTCATTCCAGTTCGATTAAAATTTTTGATCCTTTAGGAATAACACTACCACCTGTTACAGACTGCCGGGCAACTACCCCGCTGCCCCGAACAGTTACTTTATAACCCGCATTACCCAGAGCATACAACGCATCACTTAAACCCATGCCTGTTACAGCGGGCACATAACCTCTTTTATATTTAATTTCATCAACTGCAATGCCGTTGCTTGTATCTGTTTCAACCGGGGTAGCTGAGGCATATAAAGGCTTCATCCCTAATTTGGTGTACACCTGGTTAATAGCCTTGCGGTCGCCGGTTTTAATTTTGGGCGGCTGGGTATTGCCAACAAAATGGATAGGCGTGCTTTGGTTCATTTCCAGGTCGCTCGAGTAAACTTTATCAGCGATCTCCCGGAAAGGCGGACCTGCAACTTGCGCACCGTAGTAGCCATTTTTAGGATCGTTAATCACCACGATTAAAGAATACTTAGGATGATCTGCCGGGAAATACCCACAAAAAGACGCCTGGTATTGTTTTTTTGCCCTGTAACCTTTGTTGCCATCGGCCACCTGCGCCGTACCGGTTTTACCTGCTATTTTATATAAAGGGTTATTGATGATCGATTTTCCCGTTCCTTCTGATACCACGCCTGCCAACATCTCCTGCATTTTCTTCAATGTCTCATCCGAACATATTTTGGGATTGATCACCCGGGCCTCAAACTGCTCAACAGTATTACCCATTCTTTTAATCTCCCTCACAAAAACAGGCGAGATATATTTGCCGTTATTGGCTACCGCGTTATAAAACGAAAGCATTTTTAGTGGCGTAAGCTGCATTTCGTACCCATAAGCCATTTGCGGCAGTGTCATATTTTTATTCCAGCTCACATTTTTAGGGTTTTTAATTACCGGCTGCGCTTCCCCCGGTATTTGCAATTTCAACATCTCATTCAGGTGCCATTTGTACAAATGATCAGTAAATTGCGATTGATTATAGTGATAAGCGGTATTAACCAAATAAGCAACCGCCGCGTTTGATGATTCTTCGAACGCCCGCTTAACCGATACCACACCAATACTACCGTGAGAATCTTTGATCAAATGACCGGGAATTTGATAGGTACCTGTATTTACACGGGTATTGGTATCAACCTTATGATCTTCAAGCAAAGCCATATACGATGCAATTTTAAAAGTAGAACCCGGATCCTGGTTACCAGCTATGGCATAATTAAACTTCTCCTTGTATTCGCCGGGCGCAACCTTGGTGTAATTAGCCACCGCACGTATCTCGCCAGTTTTAACTTCCATCAGTATCACTACGCCATGATCGGCATCGCTTTTTATCAATTGCTTTTCAAGCGCCTTTTGAGCTACATCCTGAAAATTAACATCAATGGTCGAAATAATATCGGCACCCTCCTTAGGCGCTATTTCTTCTTCATCGCCATTAACAGGCATCCACACGCCGCCTGCTATACGCTGCATCAAACGCTTGCCGCTCTCCCCGTTAATGTAATTAGCGTAAGCTCCTTCTAAACCAACTGGGTTGGTAATGTTCTCATTTTTATAGCCTATAGTACGCGCTGCCAGCGACCGGAAAGGCAAAATTCTTTTATTTTTTTGTACGATGATGAGCCCGCCCTTGTATTTGCCCATATTAAAAATAGGGAACTTGCGTACCTGCTTTAACTCAAGGTAAGTTACGTTACGGCGGATAAGCTCATACCGCGAGCTATCTTTCCGCGCATTTCTCAACAATCGCGAGTAATCAGAGGCTGGCTTGTCGCCAAAAAATGCCGACATCTTTTGCGCCAGCGAATCAACCTTTTCGTAAAATATATGATCATCGGCAATACCGCCTGCCAATAAATCCATGTGCAGCTCATACTCCGGCACCGAGGTAGCCAGCAAACTACCGTCGTAAGAAAATATATTGCCACGGGCGGCTTCAACATTCACATAACGGGTTGATAAGCTATCGGCCATTGCGCGCCACTTTTTACCCTGCACAAACTGTACACGGCACAATTGTACCATTACAGCCAGTGCAAATAGCATGATCAAGCCAAATGCAAGGTAAACCCTCAGCAATATGTTAGTCCGGATACTCATTTGCTATCGTCTTCAATAGTTAGTTTTTGTGGTGGCTCAACAGCTATTTTTATACCCAAAGTGTCCACTTTTTTTGCAACCTCTGTTAATGTACTTTTATAAGCTAAATCGGATTTGGTTGACTTATAAGCCCAATTAAGCTCCTTTACTTCCTTTGTTAGTTTATCAATTTCGCGCAGGTTTTTTTCTGACAGATGCCTGTTGGCGATGTAAAGCATACCCAAAAAAGCCAGGTATATAATAAAAGGCAAGGCCTTTGTTGCCGAATCGGTCGATACGAATCCCTTGGTAAAAAGCTGGGTAAAAAAGTTTTCAGAGAACTCCCTTGGGGCTTTCTCCTCAACAATTAATTCCCTTTCTGCTTCTTCCTCTTCCAGAATTTCTGCACGTAAACGGTTCGTCATTTTTTTACAGCTATCCTTAATTTAGCACTGCGTGCCCTGTTATTTAATTTAATCTCATCCTCTGTAGCGGTAATGGCCTTGCGGCTCACGGCTTCAAAAGGTCGGTCATCATTACCATAAATATCTTTTTCCAGTTCGCCGCTAAATTTGCCCTTGGCAATAAAGCTCTTCACCAGCCTGTCTTCCAACGAGTGGTAGGACATGACTACCAACCGGCCACCTGGAGCCAATACCTCAACCGTTTGTTTTAAAAACTCCTGCAAGGCTTCCAGCTCCTGGTTAACCTCAATCCGCAAGGCCTGGAAAACCTGGGCCAGGTATTTATTCTCTTTCCCCCGCGGAATTAAAGTTGCAATGGCACCTTTTAAATCGGCAATGGTATTGATCGGCGAGTTTAAGCGCGCAGTTACTATGGTACGGGCCAGCGTTTTAGCATTCTGAATTTCGCCGTACATCCCAAAAATGCGATGCAGATCAGCCTCGGCGTAGGTATTTACAATATCCTTAGCCGTTTGTGTTGCCGATTGATCCATCCTCATATCCAAATCCGCATCAAAACGGGTTGAAAAACCGCGTTCAGCTTTATCAAACTGATGCGAGGAAACACCCAGATCTGCCAGTATACCATCCACAGGGATCGCCCCATGTAAACGGCAGAAGTTTTTGAGATAACGGAAGTTCTGATCAACAAAAACAAAACGCTCATCATCTATAGCATTGGCCTGGGCATCAACATCCTGATCAAAGGCTATCAGTTTACCCTGCGGACCCAAATGCTTCAATATCTCGCGCGAGTGGCCACCGCCACCAAAGGTTACATCTACATAAGTACCTTCAGGGTTAATATTAAGCCCCTCAATACACTCCGCCAGCATCACCGGGTTATGGTAATTACTCATTTGCTGCCCTCCCTAAATTACCCATCACTTCTTCTGCCAGGTTAGCAAAGTTTTCCGGTTCGTTATCCATTTGCGAATCATAAGCATCCTTGGCCCAAACCTCAATTTTATTAAACTGGCATGATAGTACTACATCGGTACCTATACCGGCATAGTCTGTCAAAGCTTTGGGCAATAACACCCGGTTAGCAGCGTCGAGCGTCAGTTCTGAGGCGCCGCGGGTAAAATATCTGATAAACTCGCGTGTCTTTTTTTCGTACTGGTTAAGTTTTGCAAGGTCTTCTACTATCTTATCCCACTCCTTCCGGGTATAAATTACCAGGTGTTTCTCGAAGCCCCGATTGATCACAAGACCCTCTCTTTCAGCTTCAGGAAGCTGTTTTTTGAGGCCAACGGGAATCATCATCCTCCCTTTGGTATCCAGTTTACAATCAAATTCTCCTAAAAAATGGGACATAGATACACTTATGCAAAATTTGTTATGTAAAAGTAGTTACAATTTCCACTTTTTACCACTTTCCCCCACTAAAAGTTTTCAACAAAGCTTTTGCGCATTTGTGTTACCACTTTACCAAATTATTGGGTAGTTTTTTTGTAGAAAACGGGAGATGTGCAGAAAGCAATTTGGAAGACAAGTACCAATTTTGGACCGAATCAGGATGATTATGGCTGTCAGAATGACGCAAGAAAGCCAGAATTAATGATTAGAATAATTTACTCACCAACCACCGTTTAGTAAAAACGTAAAAATGAAGCAAAGAATAGAGGTGTCACCCAGGTAGATCAAACTGGATGTGAATAAAAACGACGAAAATTACAAAGGGGAAGCTTTGTATTTAGTTGAGCGGGATTTAAAACATTCAATGATGGCAGAAGTATATTACTCTCTGTCAATAAAATAGACAACCATTTAATATATCAACTCATATCCCCACAAAAAGCTTCCATATCTGCAAAATTGGAGATTCCCAAGCATCACATTACCCGCACCTTCAAAAAGCTTGGATGAAGTTTTGATGTATAAATCCGCTGTGTTGCCTTTTTAAAATCGGCTTCATTGGCCTTCATGATATTGACAAACGTTTGCGGATTACGATCAATCAACGGAAACCAGGTACTCTGTACCTGCACCATGATCCGATGGCCTTTTTTAAAGGTGTGCAATACATCCTGTAGCTCAAAGTTAACGGGTGTTACCTTGCCGGGAACAAAGGGCTCCGGTTTGCTGAAGCTATTACGGTATTTACCGCGAATGGGCTCACTGCGTACCATTTGCTGGTATCCACCCATCTTTATATCCTTGCCTGTCCATTTGGTATTGGCGGCGGTATCGGGATAAACATCGAGCACTTTAACTACAAAGTCGGCATCGGTGCCCGTGGTTGATACTTTTAAATTTGCCCAGATGTTGCCCGCTATGGTGACATCCTGATCAAGCACATCGCTTTGATAACTTAATACATCCTTACGGGATGATAAGAAACGCTGATCGGCAGTCATGTATTCGCGTTGCATATCCATGGTTTGGTTCCGGTCCTGCACAAACGGAACCGGGTTAGCCGGATCGGATATATATTCGTCATAACTATCTTTAGCAACCGATGGCGCACTGAAGGAAAGCTTGCCACCCGGCAAAAAATACAATTGCTTTTCACGTGCCTGCACGGGTGGCCAGGTTTGGTAGGTTTTCCATTGGTTAATACCGGTTTCAAAAACGTTAACCGGCGGTAAAGCAAGTTCAGTGCCTTTTAAATAATGGCTAAAAAATTGAAACTCGATGTTTTCGCGATAGTAGGGGCCTGTTGCCTGGCCAAAATCTACGTCACCTAAATGATCGCCATCGCCACGCGCCCAGCCACCGTGTACCCAGGGGCCCATGGCAAAGTAAACTGGTGTTTTAGGATTATTTTTTGCCAGGGTTTTATACGTGTTGATGGCCCCGTACAAATCCTCCGCATCGTACCATCCACCGGTAACCAATACGGCTGTTTTAATATCGTGTAAACGAGGCAATACATTACGATCTTCCCAATGCTTGTCGTAATCCGGATGATCCAGCATCTCGTTCCATAACCTGATGGTATCTTTATAATATTTATCGTTAGTGTTTTTGATGGGCCCCATCTTCATAAAAAAATCATAGCCATCTTCAGTGCCCGGGTCAAAATGCCCACCCGGGCGTTGCGTAGGCTTATCATCCTGCCGGTTGGTAAAAAACGGGTAAAAGCCAAAATTGGCCACCAGGAAAAACGCACCATTGTGCCAGCCGTCGTCGCGCCATAAATCGGCAATGGGGGCTTGCGGCGAGGCGGCTACCAATGCCGGGTGCCTGCTCAGTAAAGCGGTTGTGGTATAAAAACCGGGATAGGATATTCCCCAAACGCCAACCTTGCCATTATTATTGGGTATGTTTTTAAGCAGCCAATCAATGGTATCGTAGGTATCGGTACCTTCATCTACATCCTTATTGGTTTTATGCACTTCCAACTCGGGAGTCATCTCTTCATAAATACCCTCGCTCATCCATCGGCCGCGCACATCCTGGTAAACAAAAATATAGCCGTCGTGTGTAAAATGGGATGATGGCCCCAGGCTTGGCCGGTATTTATCAGTGCCATAAGGTGCTACGCTGTAGCAGGTACGGTCCATCATGAAGGGGTACTTCCGGGATTCGTCTTTGGGTACATATACCGAGGTGAACAGCTTTTTACCGTCTCGCATCGGCACCTGGTACTCAAACTTCTGATAGTTATCCTTAATGTATTGCGCATCGGGAGCTTGCTGACCCAATACGCAGCTCGTTTTGACTAAACAAAGAATGATGAGGATATATCTGCTGATGGGATGAACGTTGCTGATCAATATTGATAAAGTTTGAGGTTGTTTATGAATTTATAATCGCGGGTATTGTAAGTGTATAGCTAAAGGTCGGCGTATATGGTAGTAGCCGCAATTAAGGCATCGGGAATGCAGGTATCACAAATTACTTTTTCCTGGTCCACGCTTCTTTTCTAAGTTTAGCCGCGTCGATATTGTTGTTCGAAAATATTTCTTTAAGATCAGATATATCAATTGAACTATCTCCGGGTATAAGAGATACCCCATTAATAGTTGATATACTTTCTTTGTCCTTCAAGATATCAAAATCAAGATATTTAGCCAGGCTCTTTAAAATCTTTAAAGTTTCGGGCTTTTTATAATTGATGGTTACCTGTGGCATAACTTACTTTTTGATTGTTAAAGTTAATAAATATCAGCGTTAATAAAAAGGTAATTACTTTCACTCCCGAGGGTACACGATTTTGGTTTGAGAGTTTGTCTCGTGATGAACACACCTCTCCGCCCCTCTCGAGAGGGAAATCACACGGGCCCTGGCTTTGGATTACGGGACATAAGTTTGGTTTGGGGATACGGAGAGGAGTCAGTTTGTCGGGTGATGAAACACATCTCTCCACCTCTCAACAGATGAATTGCACAGGTACTATGCTTTTTCATGATAAAAACACAAAAAAAGCTTGTAACAATTCACCTTCTTCTCCATCAAAATATCATCAAAACTTAAAGCTATGCAATGGAAGTTCAACTTTAAAAAGCAACCAGGGACCAGCAAACCCAAAAAATCAAAAACGCGCGAATGGCTGGATGCCGTAATGTTCGCTGCTGTTGCGGCTACACTTATACGGGGATTGCTATTTTCGGCATACGCAATTCCTTCCGGTTCTATGGAGAGCAGTTTACTAACGGGCGATTACCTGTTCGTCAGCAAGATTAATTACGGGCCGCGCATGCCTTTTACGCCTGTAGCTGTTCCATTCCTGGAATCAACCATCACGCAGTATAATATCAAAACCTACTGGGATGGTATTAAGTTGCCCTATTTTCGTTTACCGGGTTTAAGCGAAATTAAGAAAGGCGACATTGTGGTATTTAATAAGCCAGAGGAGGCTGATCCATCCTACAACCGCCCTGTTGACGCGCGTACCAACCTAATTAAGCGTTGCCAGGCCACACCCGGCGATGTATTGACCATTGTAAACACCCAGGTGTACATTAACGGCAAGGCTGCACCCAATGCGGAAAAGGCCCAAACATCGTATCAGGTCGTTACCGATGGCATGGCCATGAATGAGTTGATATTTAAGCAACTGCACATTGAAGTACTGCGCCAAAGCGATATGAATAACTACGAAATGATTATCCCTAACGAAAGTGTGTCTGTTTTAAAATCGTACAGTAATATTAAAAGCGTTACGCCGGTTGTTGAAGCCGCAGGTATTTACGATGCTTCGGTATTTCCGCACAATGAAAAGTTTAAATGGAATATGGATAATTTGGGCCCGCTTACTTTGCCTAAAAGAGGCATGACGATAGCGCTTAACGACTCAACCATGATTTTATATCGCAGGGCGATTGAACTATATGAAAACAACAAGGTAGCCGTAAACGGGAAAGATATCATGATCAACGGAAAGAAGGCTGATACCTATACCTTTAAAATGAACTATTACTGGATGATGGGCGATAACCGCCATAACTCGCTCGATTCGCGCTTTTGGGGATATGTTCCGGAAGACCACGTGGTTGGCAAGGCAATGATCACCTGGATGAGTATCGATTCGGCAGGAACCTTCCTGGACAAGGTGCGTTGGAACAGGATTTTGAAACCGATAAAATAACAATAGCTGGTGCTTATAAAAAAGCCGGGAGATAAAGCTTAAGCTTATCTTCCGGCTCCTGATTTAGTAAAACCCTGCTATTTGTGGGGTTTATTCGTTGATGGCTTTAACGCCTGGCAATTCTTTACCTTCCATATATTCCAGCAAGGCACCACCGCCGGTTGATACATAACTTACATCATCAGTCAGGTTAAATTTGGCAACCGCAGCTGCAGAGTCACCACCACCGATTAAGGAGAAGGCACCGTTTTCGGTAGCTTTTACAACTGCCTCGGCAATGGCTTTGGTTCCTTTTTCAAATTTCTCCATTTCAAAAACACCCATCGGGCCGTTCCATAAAATGGTTTTTGATTCCTCAACTACCTTGCTGAAGGCGGCTATCGACTCAGGGCCGATATCTAAGCCCATCCAGCCATCCTTGATGTTATTGTTTTGAGCAGCTTCGGTATTAGCATCGTTCGAGAAATTATCGGCAATAACAGAGTCGGTTGGCAATAACAAGTTAACGCCTTTATCTTTGGCTTTTTGCACCAGGCTGTTAGCCAGGTCAAGCTTATCAGCCTCAACCAATGATTTACCTATATTACCACCTTGTGCCTTGGCAAAGGTATAAGCCATGCCGCCGCCGATAATCAGGTTATCAACCTTATCCAGCAATTTTTCTATCAGTTCAATTTTATCGGATACTTTAGCACCACCCATAATGGCTGTAAAAGGTTTTACTGCTCCGTTCAATACCTTTTCGGCATTAGCCAGCTCGCCGGCCATCAGGTAACCAAAATATTTGGCATCCGGAAAAAACTGCGCTATTACAGCTGTTGAGGCATGCGCACGATGCGCGGTACCAAAAGCATCGTTTACATAAATATCGCCAAGCTTTGATAATTTTTCAGCAAAATCCTTGTCGCCTTTTTCTTCTTCTTTATAAAAGCGAAGGTTTTCTAACAGTAAAACTTCGCCTGGTTTTAAATCCTTAGCTTTTTGCAAAGCATCAGCGCCAATGCAATCGTCGGCAAATTCCACCTGCTGGCCAAGCAGATCCGACAGATGCGGTACCAGGTGTTTTAATGAATATTTATTGGTAGGCCCGTCTTTAGGGCGCCCCAGGTGCGACATCAGTATCACCGAACCGCCGTCTTTCAATATCTTTTCAATCGTAGGCAAAGCCGCTGTCATGCGGTTATCATCTGTTATATTAAAACTATCATCCAACGGTACGTTGAAATCAACCCTGATTAAGGCACGTTTACCTGAAAATTTGATTAAATCAATTGTTTTCATAATTTTTAAAAGTGAAAATGTAATGCTGCCAAATTCCGAAATAATTACTATATACAGAAAGTATATCCCAATTATTATTACGATTACGAATATTTTAACCATAGGGCCTAAATGGCATCCATATTGCAATATCAAACGAGAAACAGGCACAATTAATGAAAATTTTTCTATATTTAGCTATCATCCTCTTTACATTAGCAAGCTGTAAAAAGCTTTATACAGTTCAGGTATTAAACACAGATTCAAGGCAAGGGATAAGCAGCTTAGCTACATCAAGCAATGTTATTAATTTTGACATTCAAAGCCAGGTTGTAAAAACAAAATTGGTTAACAATACACTTACACTCACTTATAATGAGGCCATTACCTTGCTATTAAGGTCGGATAGTTTGCAGCGGGCGTGGTCGGTTAGATTTGATGAAGATTTTAACGCCACTGAGTTACGCAAATTCGATTATTATGCTGTTAACAAAGATGGAAGCACCACCACTAATTACAGGGAGAGCAATTTGAACAATCTGGCTATCAAATCAAAAACAGATACCCTGATCAGTAACATATCTATGACTAAAATATCGTTTACCAGAACGTTGGTATTTACTAAAACCTATACCGGGGGTACCGATGCTACCAATGAATATCAATATTTACTAAGTGCTAAAGACACAATAGGCTTTTCGGCTTATTATGTTTTCAGTAGCGGTAACTCAGCGGCCTATTCGGATAAAACGAATTTAACTTATATAGCCGAGTAAATTATTCCCCAATATGGGTAATTAAGCACACCCCACCAAGCTTTGATAATTACTATTGAATTTTTAAATACAGCACATAATGAGGGCCGATACCGGCGATCTCAAACTGATCAGAAATAATTTCGAACCCGGTATTCTGGTAAAATTTCAAGGCTTTTAATCGGGCATTACACCAAATGTAATTGGCTTTTTGCCCACGCAGGTAAACGATAGCGAAATTAAGCAATTGGTTGCCTATACTTTTACCGCGATGGCTCTCTAACGTAGCCATACCACGCAATTGATAGGCTTTACCTTGATAAGCCGCGTAAATTTGTTGATGAAAGGAGGCCACGCACACCAATTCATCCTGATCAAAATAGCCGAGGTGAAACGCACCTGCAACTTCATCCGAAGGGAAACGGCATTCTTCGGGCCGTAACCTGCCTTCACGTAACACCAGGTTACGTATATCCAGCACATCATCGGCACTAATAAATTTGATCATGATAGTAAACGTATTTTTTCAACTAAATCGGATAAACGGCTGGAGTATCCCATCTCGTTATCATACCAACCCACTACTTTTACCAGGCCGCCCACTACTGATGTTAATTGAGCATCAAATATACAGCTATGCGGATTATCCAGAATATCAACAGAAACTATAGGGTCTTCGGTATATTCCAGTACCTCTTTCATCCCGTTTTGCGACGCTTTTTTAAATGCTTCGTTAATTTGCCGTACGGTAGGAGTTTGCTTTAAACTGCAGG
Proteins encoded in this window:
- a CDS encoding penicillin-binding protein — its product is MSIRTNILLRVYLAFGLIMLFALAVMVQLCRVQFVQGKKWRAMADSLSTRYVNVEAARGNIFSYDGSLLATSVPEYELHMDLLAGGIADDHIFYEKVDSLAQKMSAFFGDKPASDYSRLLRNARKDSSRYELIRRNVTYLELKQVRKFPIFNMGKYKGGLIIVQKNKRILPFRSLAARTIGYKNENITNPVGLEGAYANYINGESGKRLMQRIAGGVWMPVNGDEEEIAPKEGADIISTIDVNFQDVAQKALEKQLIKSDADHGVVILMEVKTGEIRAVANYTKVAPGEYKEKFNYAIAGNQDPGSTFKIASYMALLEDHKVDTNTRVNTGTYQIPGHLIKDSHGSIGVVSVKRAFEESSNAAVAYLVNTAYHYNQSQFTDHLYKWHLNEMLKLQIPGEAQPVIKNPKNVSWNKNMTLPQMAYGYEMQLTPLKMLSFYNAVANNGKYISPVFVREIKRMGNTVEQFEARVINPKICSDETLKKMQEMLAGVVSEGTGKSIINNPLYKIAGKTGTAQVADGNKGYRAKKQYQASFCGYFPADHPKYSLIVVINDPKNGYYGAQVAGPPFREIADKVYSSDLEMNQSTPIHFVGNTQPPKIKTGDRKAINQVYTKLGMKPLYASATPVETDTSNGIAVDEIKYKRGYVPAVTGMGLSDALYALGNAGYKVTVRGSGVVARQSVTGGSVIPKGSKILIELE
- a CDS encoding FtsL-like putative cell division protein, yielding MTNRLRAEILEEEEAERELIVEEKAPREFSENFFTQLFTKGFVSTDSATKALPFIIYLAFLGMLYIANRHLSEKNLREIDKLTKEVKELNWAYKSTKSDLAYKSTLTEVAKKVDTLGIKIAVEPPQKLTIEDDSK
- the rsmH gene encoding 16S rRNA (cytosine(1402)-N(4))-methyltransferase RsmH — encoded protein: MSNYHNPVMLAECIEGLNINPEGTYVDVTFGGGGHSREILKHLGPQGKLIAFDQDVDAQANAIDDERFVFVDQNFRYLKNFCRLHGAIPVDGILADLGVSSHQFDKAERGFSTRFDADLDMRMDQSATQTAKDIVNTYAEADLHRIFGMYGEIQNAKTLARTIVTARLNSPINTIADLKGAIATLIPRGKENKYLAQVFQALRIEVNQELEALQEFLKQTVEVLAPGGRLVVMSYHSLEDRLVKSFIAKGKFSGELEKDIYGNDDRPFEAVSRKAITATEDEIKLNNRARSAKLRIAVKK
- the mraZ gene encoding division/cell wall cluster transcriptional repressor MraZ; this translates as MSHFLGEFDCKLDTKGRMMIPVGLKKQLPEAEREGLVINRGFEKHLVIYTRKEWDKIVEDLAKLNQYEKKTREFIRYFTRGASELTLDAANRVLLPKALTDYAGIGTDVVLSCQFNKIEVWAKDAYDSQMDNEPENFANLAEEVMGNLGRAANE
- a CDS encoding CocE/NonD family hydrolase → MISNVHPISRYILIILCLVKTSCVLGQQAPDAQYIKDNYQKFEYQVPMRDGKKLFTSVYVPKDESRKYPFMMDRTCYSVAPYGTDKYRPSLGPSSHFTHDGYIFVYQDVRGRWMSEGIYEEMTPELEVHKTNKDVDEGTDTYDTIDWLLKNIPNNNGKVGVWGISYPGFYTTTALLSRHPALVAASPQAPIADLWRDDGWHNGAFFLVANFGFYPFFTNRQDDKPTQRPGGHFDPGTEDGYDFFMKMGPIKNTNDKYYKDTIRLWNEMLDHPDYDKHWEDRNVLPRLHDIKTAVLVTGGWYDAEDLYGAINTYKTLAKNNPKTPVYFAMGPWVHGGWARGDGDHLGDVDFGQATGPYYRENIEFQFFSHYLKGTELALPPVNVFETGINQWKTYQTWPPVQAREKQLYFLPGGKLSFSAPSVAKDSYDEYISDPANPVPFVQDRNQTMDMQREYMTADQRFLSSRKDVLSYQSDVLDQDVTIAGNIWANLKVSTTGTDADFVVKVLDVYPDTAANTKWTGKDIKMGGYQQMVRSEPIRGKYRNSFSKPEPFVPGKVTPVNFELQDVLHTFKKGHRIMVQVQSTWFPLIDRNPQTFVNIMKANEADFKKATQRIYTSKLHPSFLKVRVM
- the lepB gene encoding signal peptidase I, yielding MQWKFNFKKQPGTSKPKKSKTREWLDAVMFAAVAATLIRGLLFSAYAIPSGSMESSLLTGDYLFVSKINYGPRMPFTPVAVPFLESTITQYNIKTYWDGIKLPYFRLPGLSEIKKGDIVVFNKPEEADPSYNRPVDARTNLIKRCQATPGDVLTIVNTQVYINGKAAPNAEKAQTSYQVVTDGMAMNELIFKQLHIEVLRQSDMNNYEMIIPNESVSVLKSYSNIKSVTPVVEAAGIYDASVFPHNEKFKWNMDNLGPLTLPKRGMTIALNDSTMILYRRAIELYENNKVAVNGKDIMINGKKADTYTFKMNYYWMMGDNRHNSLDSRFWGYVPEDHVVGKAMITWMSIDSAGTFLDKVRWNRILKPIK
- a CDS encoding phosphoglycerate kinase; translation: MKTIDLIKFSGKRALIRVDFNVPLDDSFNITDDNRMTAALPTIEKILKDGGSVILMSHLGRPKDGPTNKYSLKHLVPHLSDLLGQQVEFADDCIGADALQKAKDLKPGEVLLLENLRFYKEEEKGDKDFAEKLSKLGDIYVNDAFGTAHRAHASTAVIAQFFPDAKYFGYLMAGELANAEKVLNGAVKPFTAIMGGAKVSDKIELIEKLLDKVDNLIIGGGMAYTFAKAQGGNIGKSLVEADKLDLANSLVQKAKDKGVNLLLPTDSVIADNFSNDANTEAAQNNNIKDGWMGLDIGPESIAAFSKVVEESKTILWNGPMGVFEMEKFEKGTKAIAEAVVKATENGAFSLIGGGDSAAAVAKFNLTDDVSYVSTGGGALLEYMEGKELPGVKAINE
- a CDS encoding GNAT family N-acetyltransferase, with product MIKFISADDVLDIRNLVLREGRLRPEECRFPSDEVAGAFHLGYFDQDELVCVASFHQQIYAAYQGKAYQLRGMATLESHRGKSIGNQLLNFAIVYLRGQKANYIWCNARLKALKFYQNTGFEIISDQFEIAGIGPHYVLYLKIQ